A stretch of Nitrospira sp. DNA encodes these proteins:
- a CDS encoding NmrA/HSCARG family protein — translation MATQSKLILVTGATGQQGGAVATALLAKGQKVRVMSRTPEKASALAKAGAEVVKGNLTNPSDLQAVLRGVHGVFAMSTPFEAGMEAEVRQGVMLADAAKQAGITHYVYTSVGSAHRNTGIPHFESKWKVEQHIRQIGLPATILRPVWFMENFTTFAKPSVQGVLLLPMKPARKLAMVALKDIGAFGAAAFLRPNDFLGQAIDLAGDDLTMPEAAALLTKAIGRPIRFQEFQMEQAEAAMGHDLATMFRWFNEVGYAINMPALKQQFGMPLTTFVEWSKTVDWAKV, via the coding sequence ATGGCAACGCAGTCGAAGCTCATTCTGGTGACGGGTGCCACGGGACAACAGGGGGGAGCCGTCGCGACCGCGCTGTTGGCGAAAGGGCAGAAAGTTCGTGTGATGAGTAGAACCCCTGAGAAGGCCTCCGCACTTGCTAAAGCTGGTGCGGAAGTGGTCAAAGGGAATTTGACCAATCCCTCAGATTTGCAGGCGGTGCTCCGAGGCGTGCACGGGGTGTTTGCCATGTCTACCCCTTTCGAGGCAGGGATGGAGGCGGAGGTGCGCCAGGGGGTAATGCTGGCGGATGCCGCGAAGCAGGCTGGCATCACCCATTATGTCTATACGTCCGTCGGGAGTGCGCACCGCAACACGGGCATTCCACACTTTGAGAGTAAGTGGAAGGTGGAGCAGCACATCCGGCAGATTGGATTGCCGGCCACGATTCTGCGGCCCGTATGGTTTATGGAGAATTTCACCACCTTTGCGAAACCGTCTGTGCAAGGGGTCTTGTTGCTGCCCATGAAACCGGCTAGGAAGCTGGCGATGGTCGCGCTCAAGGATATCGGCGCGTTCGGTGCGGCCGCGTTCCTGCGTCCGAACGATTTTCTTGGACAGGCCATTGATTTGGCAGGAGATGACCTCACGATGCCTGAAGCTGCCGCACTGTTGACAAAGGCGATAGGTCGACCAATCCGCTTTCAGGAGTTCCAGATGGAGCAGGCCGAGGCGGCGATGGGTCATGACCTCGCCACGATGTTTCGGTGGTTCAACGAGGTTGGCTACGCGATCAATATGCCTGCGTTGAAACAGCAGTTCGGGATGCCGCTCACCACATTTGTAGAGTGGAGTAAGACGGTCGACTGGGCGAAAGTGTGA
- a CDS encoding PilZ domain-containing protein, whose translation MLRPTSAGGVALSNMADQPMMRSHRRVSVCAPITYQVGNEEGEGTAWNLSRCGCQFTGNLSLREGTFFSFTLSLSTSERVYVAAACVCWTDGTNHGVEYLVIDDESVETLAAFIDREAAAVRNRDE comes from the coding sequence ATGCTGAGACCCACTTCAGCGGGAGGCGTGGCGCTTTCTAACATGGCCGATCAACCTATGATGCGTTCTCACCGGCGGGTGTCGGTGTGTGCACCCATCACCTATCAGGTGGGGAACGAGGAAGGGGAGGGAACCGCATGGAACCTCTCCCGGTGTGGATGCCAATTCACCGGCAACCTCTCCTTACGGGAAGGGACATTCTTCTCGTTCACGCTTAGTCTGTCGACATCGGAACGGGTTTATGTGGCGGCCGCTTGCGTGTGTTGGACGGATGGAACAAACCATGGGGTTGAGTATCTCGTGATCGATGATGAATCGGTCGAGACACTGGCGGCTTTCATCGATCGTGAAGCAGCCGCTGTCAGGAATCGAGACGAATAA
- a CDS encoding HD domain-containing protein codes for MSRWVHTVLDRIRQSLLVRLPQKMATSVKWMPLVKPSPLVIALEDLAPVWLRHNQDFRSAHGSGLRPIGTPAVTMEEALAPAGATVVSAILRGREEVASPGKEPVVVSAVPAVVAPRTPITKRAAASILLRDFILPYQGLLERQQVLGPLVTMIDVLEEYGDCPSVVLEAKTQDEEVADLYSIRDTLAQVNLRDHTQRVTKHGLAELMSHYKDPEPLIPKMLMSCLGHDLGKIPVFRASGIYSMRDHPAISVMKIREYCEKVEIFWIDEVCEAIQGHHRLVKDAFATLLKVADGRAREEEVAYVTKTLEIKRWDDWFTTPEFLALLEPLINMGGTDSTKKGEWAAVASGGIVYCQTRALYGVVKELARQKKIVDIHLLRMSDRDQVLNQLAVVLGMAGVLAESIGEGFSGRRYKLRLKTKKELPIYAVPILESAFATTPSNLEQRKTGFFKLIEDIVH; via the coding sequence ATGAGCCGCTGGGTGCATACGGTACTCGATCGGATCCGGCAATCCCTACTGGTCCGCCTGCCGCAAAAGATGGCGACGTCGGTGAAATGGATGCCGCTCGTCAAACCTTCTCCACTCGTGATTGCGTTAGAGGATTTGGCCCCCGTCTGGTTACGGCATAATCAAGACTTTCGATCAGCTCATGGGAGTGGCTTGCGTCCTATTGGGACACCGGCGGTCACGATGGAGGAAGCCCTGGCGCCGGCAGGGGCGACCGTGGTCTCGGCGATCCTTCGTGGACGTGAGGAGGTGGCATCGCCTGGAAAGGAACCGGTTGTGGTGAGTGCAGTGCCAGCGGTGGTAGCGCCAAGGACGCCCATCACGAAACGCGCGGCCGCATCCATCTTATTGCGGGACTTTATCCTGCCGTATCAGGGTCTCCTTGAGCGGCAGCAAGTTCTGGGGCCGTTGGTGACGATGATTGACGTGTTGGAAGAATATGGAGATTGCCCGTCGGTGGTGTTGGAGGCCAAAACGCAAGATGAAGAGGTCGCGGATCTCTATTCGATTCGGGATACGCTCGCGCAAGTGAATTTGCGGGATCACACGCAGCGTGTGACGAAACACGGACTGGCCGAATTGATGAGCCATTACAAAGATCCCGAGCCGCTGATTCCCAAGATGCTGATGTCATGTCTTGGGCATGATCTGGGAAAGATTCCGGTCTTTCGAGCCTCTGGTATTTACTCCATGCGCGATCATCCGGCGATCAGCGTCATGAAGATCCGTGAATATTGCGAGAAGGTTGAAATCTTCTGGATCGACGAGGTCTGTGAGGCCATTCAAGGGCATCATCGCTTGGTGAAGGATGCGTTTGCCACGTTACTGAAAGTGGCAGACGGCCGTGCTCGCGAAGAAGAAGTGGCGTATGTGACGAAGACCCTGGAGATCAAACGCTGGGACGATTGGTTTACGACGCCAGAGTTTCTCGCCCTGCTTGAGCCGCTGATCAACATGGGCGGGACGGACAGTACGAAGAAAGGGGAATGGGCGGCGGTGGCGAGTGGCGGGATCGTGTACTGTCAGACGCGGGCGTTGTACGGTGTCGTGAAGGAACTCGCGCGACAGAAGAAAATCGTGGACATTCATTTATTGCGGATGTCCGACCGTGATCAAGTCTTGAATCAACTGGCGGTCGTGTTAGGGATGGCTGGCGTGTTGGCAGAGTCGATCGGAGAAGGGTTTTCCGGACGACGGTATAAGCTCCGCCTGAAGACCAAGAAAGAACTGCCGATTTATGCCGTACCCATTCTGGAATCGGCCTTTGCGACGACGCCCTCAAACCTGGAACAGCGGAAGACAGGGTTTTTTAAGTTGATCGAGGACATCGTTCACTAA
- a CDS encoding transglycosylase SLT domain-containing protein has product MRWWLVFGTIVIVVSIPSLGVAKGEKQTMRTQVEGGSHPFHACLEEAATAYQLPSTLLRAIVQVENGNWDPLAVSVNQHGKGIRQTVRSMNDAISLVTRLWKQNVNFDVGLGQVNTRNMERYRIHPISLLDGCANLKVSARILRESIERHGYNWRAIERYNGINPQYPWRVKKALDQLR; this is encoded by the coding sequence ATGCGATGGTGGCTGGTGTTTGGCACCATTGTGATTGTGGTGAGCATCCCGTCGCTTGGTGTGGCAAAAGGAGAGAAGCAGACTATGCGCACGCAGGTGGAGGGAGGTTCACACCCATTTCATGCCTGTCTTGAAGAAGCCGCCACTGCCTATCAGCTTCCCTCGACACTACTGCGAGCGATTGTTCAGGTCGAGAATGGGAATTGGGACCCGCTGGCGGTGTCGGTGAACCAGCATGGTAAGGGCATTCGCCAAACAGTCCGTTCAATGAACGACGCTATTTCATTGGTCACGCGACTGTGGAAACAGAATGTGAACTTTGATGTGGGGCTAGGCCAAGTCAATACGCGGAATATGGAGCGATACCGTATACATCCGATCTCTCTCCTCGATGGCTGTGCCAACCTGAAAGTGTCGGCTCGAATCCTCAGGGAATCGATCGAGCGTCATGGGTATAACTGGCGTGCGATCGAACGGTATAACGGGATCAATCCGCAATATCCCTGGAGAGTCAAGAAGGCCCTCGACCAACTCCGTTGA
- a CDS encoding heavy metal-binding domain-containing protein, producing the protein MLSEDRPYLPMFTLGESGIYSINNEPQLCEPLGLVFVHKTQGMGWLRDIMARVRDFIGGGVRSYDKPVQNYLILPALRELSDMAYEKYGNPTAIMGLDFQVETVSAKGMSMKSITVRGTAVRWCVVEGLPVIAAKPLPVQVMLPAVA; encoded by the coding sequence ATGCTGTCAGAGGACCGACCCTATTTACCCATGTTCACCCTCGGGGAGTCTGGAATTTATAGCATCAACAATGAACCGCAACTCTGTGAACCCTTAGGCTTGGTCTTTGTTCATAAAACGCAGGGGATGGGCTGGTTGCGGGACATCATGGCACGGGTGCGAGATTTTATCGGGGGCGGAGTCCGGAGCTACGATAAGCCGGTGCAGAATTATCTGATTCTCCCTGCCCTCCGTGAGCTCAGTGACATGGCATATGAGAAGTATGGAAATCCAACGGCTATCATGGGACTCGATTTCCAAGTGGAAACAGTTTCGGCTAAGGGGATGTCGATGAAAAGTATTACCGTTCGAGGGACCGCGGTACGGTGGTGTGTCGTGGAAGGTCTTCCGGTGATAGCTGCGAAGCCACTGCCGGTACAGGTAATGCTTCCGGCTGTGGCTTAG
- the traN gene encoding conjugal transfer protein TraN: MVRRILTVMIVMAGIVPVTGIALAQVSCSGITDPLQKARCAMGNIQSTGALDRGTVSGRQGAVPQYGGTSGCMDASCAGSSASGYYSDTGDVSGLNNAAGNAAASNPNASRVQQMGVDAGGWNLTTSAPVTTANTTASSITPNPNVSTCTDVTICVSWTQAPPSTQTCNRPGSGQLTCQIQVTNSIREVPITGGPGGSAGFCVDHYMYVRVLNPSPDSYVMQWLGTGPGGVFGENCGGIGWRTFASFSFTPPTLDPDEQIVLVNFSVNVSIGGQCGGTSFSISSGQVLAIVCGASGAQSGSVQATSWRKSWVIRKDVINDQCAGVRASGWVRMSSVVLDDAPRTVTLSDGTVQTLLPPTVAPASGAWVREEQWGFSSLTTDTCAPLLQAGCFDVASTCTTPIPGGCDTYSVTVQCGGGTVCAQQTVVQQCTSCGAPGSYVPFCMDTSTPPNQNFQIAATMLAMVQAVQDDFDKDQLRIFTGTPKACSYSTLGTLIIDCCADDPDRMLGTCTDVEISLAGDKRAQQVVLVGNHCIEWWSVGFAQICARRADVYCTFRSKLARIIQEQGKPQLGQNFGTPDAPDCDGFTLNEFAALNFQTMDFTEYFSSITTNYDQAAVAESLRQKACAMNPGAPGC, from the coding sequence ATGGTGCGGCGCATTCTGACGGTGATGATCGTTATGGCTGGAATCGTACCGGTCACAGGGATAGCTCTTGCTCAAGTATCTTGTAGCGGGATTACCGATCCCCTGCAGAAAGCTCGCTGTGCGATGGGGAATATCCAGTCGACCGGCGCGCTGGATCGAGGGACGGTGAGCGGCCGACAGGGGGCGGTGCCACAGTATGGTGGGACCTCGGGGTGTATGGACGCCTCCTGCGCCGGTTCATCTGCCTCTGGGTACTATTCCGACACAGGTGATGTCTCGGGCTTAAATAATGCGGCGGGAAATGCCGCGGCGTCGAACCCGAATGCGTCCCGAGTGCAACAAATGGGGGTGGATGCTGGAGGGTGGAATTTAACGACAAGCGCTCCTGTGACCACGGCCAATACGACTGCGAGTTCGATCACTCCGAATCCCAATGTCAGCACCTGTACGGATGTGACGATTTGCGTGTCCTGGACACAGGCCCCGCCGTCGACACAAACCTGTAATCGGCCAGGGAGTGGTCAACTGACCTGTCAAATTCAGGTGACGAATAGCATCAGGGAAGTCCCGATCACGGGAGGCCCGGGCGGGTCGGCTGGTTTCTGTGTCGATCATTATATGTATGTCCGGGTTCTGAATCCGTCCCCGGACAGTTATGTCATGCAGTGGTTGGGCACTGGTCCCGGTGGAGTATTTGGTGAAAATTGCGGGGGGATCGGTTGGCGGACCTTTGCCAGCTTTTCTTTCACGCCACCCACGCTTGATCCCGATGAGCAAATTGTCCTCGTCAACTTCAGTGTCAATGTGTCGATCGGTGGGCAATGTGGTGGGACCTCGTTCTCGATTTCATCGGGCCAGGTGCTCGCCATTGTGTGTGGAGCGTCAGGAGCGCAATCAGGGAGCGTTCAAGCTACGAGTTGGAGAAAGTCGTGGGTCATTCGGAAAGACGTGATCAACGATCAGTGCGCCGGAGTTCGTGCGTCCGGGTGGGTACGGATGTCCTCCGTGGTTCTTGATGATGCCCCCCGAACGGTGACGCTCAGTGACGGGACCGTCCAGACGCTTCTCCCGCCAACGGTGGCGCCGGCGAGTGGGGCATGGGTACGTGAAGAACAATGGGGCTTTTCGAGTTTGACAACGGACACCTGTGCCCCGTTGTTGCAGGCGGGGTGCTTTGATGTGGCCTCCACCTGTACGACCCCCATCCCGGGCGGATGCGATACCTACTCGGTGACGGTGCAGTGTGGAGGTGGCACCGTCTGTGCGCAACAAACTGTGGTGCAACAATGCACTTCCTGTGGCGCACCAGGGAGTTATGTCCCGTTTTGCATGGATACGAGCACCCCGCCGAATCAGAACTTCCAGATTGCCGCGACAATGTTGGCGATGGTCCAAGCGGTGCAGGATGATTTCGATAAGGATCAATTACGGATTTTCACAGGTACACCGAAGGCCTGCTCGTATTCCACGTTGGGAACCTTGATTATCGATTGTTGTGCGGACGATCCCGATCGAATGTTGGGGACGTGTACCGATGTGGAAATATCATTGGCTGGTGATAAGCGGGCGCAGCAGGTGGTCTTGGTCGGGAACCATTGTATTGAGTGGTGGAGTGTGGGGTTTGCTCAGATTTGCGCGCGCCGGGCTGATGTGTATTGTACCTTCCGCTCAAAATTAGCACGGATTATCCAGGAACAAGGGAAACCGCAGTTGGGGCAGAATTTCGGGACACCCGATGCCCCCGATTGTGATGGGTTTACGTTGAACGAATTCGCAGCGCTGAACTTCCAGACGATGGATTTCACAGAATACTTCTCGTCGATCACCACAAACTATGATCAAGCCGCCGTCGCGGAATCGTTGCGTCAAAAAGCCTGTGCTATGAATCCGGGCGCGCCAGGCTGCTGA
- a CDS encoding DUF4258 domain-containing protein: MESWEYAFDPDKNAWLIQERGISFEQIIALIESGHLVQVLEHHDRERYPHQLLYEVDVNGYIYIVPVVREHRTLFLKTIYPSRKATRHHEKGRAT, from the coding sequence ATGGAATCATGGGAATATGCCTTCGACCCGGACAAGAATGCCTGGCTCATACAAGAACGAGGGATCAGCTTCGAGCAGATCATCGCCCTCATTGAAAGCGGCCATCTCGTTCAGGTGCTGGAACACCACGATCGCGAGCGCTATCCTCACCAGTTGCTCTATGAAGTCGATGTGAATGGGTACATATACATCGTCCCAGTCGTGAGAGAACACCGAACGCTTTTCTTAAAGACGATCTATCCCAGCCGAAAGGCCACCAGACATCACGAGAAAGGACGCGCCACATGA
- a CDS encoding antitoxin, which yields MKKKLLLDKDEDQVVADYERGAFRPVKNQAIARKEAMDAARRYMRKDARINIRLSTADLEMLKRRAAEEGLPYQSLIASILHKYVSRSVPQTN from the coding sequence ATGAAAAAGAAACTTCTGCTGGATAAGGACGAGGATCAGGTAGTCGCGGATTACGAGCGCGGCGCCTTCAGGCCGGTGAAGAATCAAGCTATAGCAAGAAAAGAAGCCATGGACGCCGCCCGACGCTACATGCGCAAAGACGCCCGAATCAATATCCGTTTATCGACCGCTGATCTTGAAATGCTGAAGCGGCGCGCCGCCGAGGAAGGCCTGCCCTATCAAAGCCTGATCGCCAGTATCCTGCATAAATACGTCAGCCGCTCTGTGCCACAGACCAACTAA
- a CDS encoding conjugal transfer protein TraG N-terminal domain-containing protein produces MWPINTFGSGDVLSDVIRAIVFLMGGGYESLLRLGMVCLVFGGIVSFLGRGRIQWQWVFGAIVILAVTLNIRMTVLVHDLVNPGVPDQVIGNVPLAVAFPAYMTSEISYQTMVGVETTFGLPAEYRVVNSSIGRGFFDMQKTMMQEIIPGDLQANVTNYLKDCVFREIELNRLQREPILNSPNMVTAIAVTNAALPIVEIRLGNQFAQSTCPEMYDRWIVNGLANGEPDYDETMRQFRAVLGVLDMPDGELTPVQAFITNIMGSGQGPRALINNVLLRERWKDADRQSAEEGNDTASAVVQMTKSITADIKNQAYADSLISARFVPLMRTVSESVVYLLTPLMLALAMSPAMFATIRGLVLGYGWLFMWIPMYAILNFVVYQYGVQQMAQITVGLISFNSFDDYSNVLIGLNTFSGRLIWAVPTLATVAAYGMSSLASAVTGATAGAQSAAAHEASQYAHGDGKYVEPGQHLKEEHSPMVQDASGGFHAGSSYFRGGTGTMMHHQGGNTSVGYGDGSSMTVSRDGMTKQYHGPEGSWSKHGDEYMGGVWRQPVQGADGQMHSAQFEVSGDHVDVSYMGRDGNNVQHDYRETWNQRMNQQKSLSDTWSEGGFTKELRTQGDHQQLFTAVGTAAVPMSVNGRTETVMADVTASFSRPSADSPWSGGVMTAHSTEHGEHRYALSNVGLNDQGMPDFSKGMTVTSSDGTNLHTQHSSEHGLMTTTTEGNAGELTRSYSGASHVEVFHADGSHETLAGVVHGQGGVAADGSGQPFQSSFTVDKDGYRGELRGEMSYNPQQGRWEMHAPTEDWSARLEAHSSGMMMQVDDLQLVGGHLQKYGGRDSQNWSYNGPVIDGNNVVSRGHVESKDGQVFFSDLDHGGTQRVIGDGGRQLTLRNNPGSSDYTYDETLTAPAWLDDGHGNLKSIGQTHFTSHGHATVDPEKSGSLFDRLIRTPDTTTAVNRGAFGERSLAVSMEPRPLSELPVGSGKLTLDGLGSDGSSELKGGEGTGYVISAGAGSQKFNAIETVQNVQGADGQKSTQRFMEDQSRHVVSGAVSGVVDKRVADHAGNLHSSTLGRGGDGTGDWRMLTSETSNRNSFSGSFLVPGLDGQGTARVAGGIEMSPEGDIVSMHFTNTATGKQIGYHEGERGPVFRVGDVEADPKNPGQFRLTNEREVSHREAESAGGFVVRDVLNQAGERIWSEGHKGIERRDSRAYMLNTKIDESSTLVSKGQQSLEALGLSDAFDPDKPGHWKEAAQAAEGVRLGWQVTMDATRFGRFQRSAEKISGGSPRPYDPQAPVDPEQRGIYDKLTSMREEFKRQRGISSGTSRR; encoded by the coding sequence ATGTGGCCAATTAACACATTTGGAAGTGGCGATGTGTTGTCGGATGTGATCCGTGCCATCGTCTTTTTAATGGGTGGGGGGTATGAAAGTTTGCTGCGCTTAGGGATGGTCTGTTTAGTGTTTGGGGGCATTGTGTCATTCCTCGGCCGTGGCCGGATTCAGTGGCAATGGGTCTTTGGTGCGATCGTTATTCTGGCGGTGACGCTCAATATCAGAATGACCGTCCTCGTGCATGATTTAGTGAATCCGGGAGTACCAGATCAGGTCATTGGGAATGTCCCGTTGGCGGTGGCGTTTCCGGCCTACATGACCTCCGAAATCAGTTATCAAACGATGGTGGGTGTTGAGACGACGTTTGGGTTGCCGGCGGAGTATCGGGTGGTCAATTCGTCCATTGGTCGAGGGTTTTTCGACATGCAGAAGACGATGATGCAGGAAATCATCCCTGGGGATCTGCAAGCGAATGTGACCAATTATCTGAAGGATTGTGTGTTCCGGGAGATTGAGCTGAATCGGTTGCAACGTGAACCTATTTTGAATTCTCCGAATATGGTCACGGCAATTGCGGTCACGAACGCTGCTTTGCCGATTGTCGAGATTCGACTGGGGAATCAGTTTGCGCAGAGCACTTGTCCAGAGATGTACGATCGCTGGATTGTCAATGGGCTGGCGAATGGTGAGCCCGATTACGATGAGACGATGCGGCAATTTCGTGCTGTGTTGGGCGTCCTGGATATGCCCGATGGAGAATTAACGCCGGTGCAGGCCTTTATCACGAATATCATGGGGAGCGGGCAGGGTCCTCGCGCACTCATCAATAATGTGTTGTTACGCGAGCGGTGGAAGGATGCGGATCGGCAATCTGCTGAAGAGGGGAACGATACCGCCAGTGCGGTTGTGCAAATGACGAAATCCATTACAGCCGATATTAAGAATCAAGCGTATGCGGATTCGTTGATATCGGCTCGGTTTGTTCCCTTGATGCGGACCGTTTCGGAGAGTGTGGTGTATCTTTTGACGCCGCTCATGTTGGCGTTAGCCATGAGTCCTGCCATGTTTGCGACCATCCGCGGATTGGTATTGGGGTATGGATGGCTCTTTATGTGGATCCCCATGTACGCGATCTTGAACTTTGTGGTGTATCAGTATGGGGTTCAACAGATGGCGCAGATTACCGTGGGGCTGATTTCATTCAATTCGTTTGACGACTATTCCAATGTCTTGATTGGCCTGAATACGTTTTCAGGGCGGCTGATCTGGGCGGTTCCGACCTTGGCGACGGTCGCGGCGTATGGGATGAGCTCGTTGGCTTCGGCGGTGACAGGGGCTACAGCAGGGGCGCAATCGGCTGCGGCGCATGAGGCGTCGCAGTATGCCCATGGGGATGGGAAGTACGTGGAGCCCGGACAGCATTTGAAGGAGGAGCACTCCCCGATGGTGCAAGATGCGTCGGGTGGGTTCCATGCTGGGTCCAGTTACTTTCGTGGTGGTACTGGCACGATGATGCATCATCAAGGGGGCAATACGAGTGTTGGGTATGGTGACGGGAGCTCGATGACGGTGAGCCGGGATGGCATGACGAAGCAGTACCATGGTCCCGAGGGCTCATGGAGCAAGCACGGTGATGAGTATATGGGAGGGGTGTGGCGTCAACCGGTTCAGGGTGCTGATGGTCAGATGCACTCGGCTCAATTTGAGGTGTCGGGGGATCATGTCGACGTGTCGTATATGGGCCGTGACGGCAATAATGTCCAACATGACTACCGCGAGACCTGGAATCAGCGCATGAACCAACAGAAGTCGCTCAGCGATACCTGGTCGGAAGGGGGGTTCACCAAAGAACTTCGCACGCAAGGGGATCATCAACAGTTATTTACGGCAGTCGGGACTGCGGCCGTGCCGATGAGCGTCAATGGGCGAACCGAGACTGTCATGGCGGATGTGACAGCCAGTTTTTCACGCCCCTCAGCCGATTCTCCGTGGAGTGGTGGGGTGATGACCGCGCATTCAACGGAGCACGGTGAACATCGGTATGCGTTGAGCAATGTCGGACTGAATGACCAAGGCATGCCGGATTTCTCCAAAGGGATGACCGTGACGAGTAGTGATGGGACGAATTTACACACGCAACATAGTTCCGAGCATGGGCTGATGACGACGACCACAGAGGGGAATGCTGGAGAACTGACACGATCGTATTCAGGGGCTTCACACGTTGAGGTGTTTCATGCTGATGGCTCTCATGAGACGTTAGCGGGTGTGGTGCATGGTCAGGGTGGGGTGGCCGCCGATGGGAGTGGGCAACCATTTCAATCGTCGTTCACGGTGGATAAAGATGGCTACCGTGGTGAGCTTCGTGGAGAGATGTCGTACAACCCACAGCAAGGGCGCTGGGAGATGCATGCTCCCACTGAGGATTGGTCCGCACGGTTAGAAGCGCATTCCTCAGGGATGATGATGCAGGTCGACGATCTGCAGTTGGTTGGCGGACATCTTCAGAAGTATGGGGGGCGGGATAGTCAGAACTGGAGTTATAACGGTCCGGTGATTGATGGGAATAATGTCGTATCCAGAGGCCATGTTGAATCCAAAGACGGTCAGGTCTTCTTTTCTGATTTGGATCATGGGGGGACACAACGCGTCATTGGCGATGGTGGCCGGCAGTTGACGTTGAGAAACAATCCAGGGTCGTCGGATTACACCTATGATGAAACTTTGACTGCCCCGGCATGGCTAGACGATGGACATGGGAATTTAAAGTCGATTGGGCAAACCCATTTTACGTCGCATGGGCATGCGACGGTGGATCCGGAGAAGTCAGGGTCGCTGTTTGATCGTTTGATTCGGACACCGGATACCACGACGGCCGTTAATAGAGGTGCGTTTGGTGAACGCTCATTGGCGGTCTCGATGGAACCGCGGCCGTTGAGTGAATTGCCTGTGGGGAGTGGAAAGTTGACTCTGGATGGACTTGGATCTGATGGGTCATCTGAGCTAAAGGGGGGAGAGGGAACTGGGTACGTGATTTCTGCTGGAGCAGGGTCACAGAAGTTTAATGCAATCGAGACCGTGCAAAATGTGCAAGGAGCTGATGGGCAGAAAAGCACACAGAGATTTATGGAAGACCAGAGTCGGCATGTCGTTTCAGGTGCTGTTTCTGGTGTGGTTGATAAACGGGTTGCCGACCACGCTGGCAATCTCCATTCGTCGACTCTTGGTCGAGGCGGAGACGGCACAGGCGACTGGCGGATGTTGACGAGCGAGACCTCGAATCGGAACAGTTTTTCAGGATCGTTTCTTGTTCCTGGGTTGGACGGACAGGGCACAGCCCGTGTCGCAGGGGGGATCGAGATGTCTCCAGAAGGGGATATCGTCAGTATGCATTTCACAAACACCGCAACGGGAAAACAGATCGGGTATCACGAAGGTGAGCGGGGGCCGGTGTTTAGGGTTGGGGATGTAGAGGCAGACCCCAAAAACCCAGGTCAGTTTAGGTTAACCAATGAGCGTGAAGTGAGTCACCGTGAAGCAGAATCGGCTGGTGGGTTTGTCGTTCGTGATGTCCTGAATCAGGCAGGTGAGCGGATTTGGAGTGAGGGGCATAAAGGAATTGAGCGTCGTGATAGTCGCGCCTATATGCTCAATACAAAAATTGATGAATCTTCGACGTTGGTTTCGAAAGGACAGCAGTCATTGGAAGCCTTGGGGCTGTCAGATGCATTTGACCCGGATAAACCAGGTCATTGGAAGGAAGCAGCTCAAGCTGCAGAAGGGGTGAGACTTGGTTGGCAGGTGACTATGGATGCTACGCGGTTTGGTCGTTTTCAGCGATCTGCGGAAAAGATCTCTGGTGGTAGCCCCCGTCCCTATGATCCTCAGGCCCCTGTTGATCCTGAACAGCGAGGGATCTATGATAAGTTAACAAGTATGCGAGAAGAGTTTAAGCGTCAGCGAGGGATATCTAGCGGCACTTCACGGAGGTAG